Proteins encoded within one genomic window of Alteribacter populi:
- a CDS encoding HAD family hydrolase translates to MKWNSICFDLDNTLFSHEQAFKRAISECYNSLLATINKGTNVSGSSFETFFPIFKRNSDRYWALYENKNVTAQHYRRLRFMETIKEMDLPFTEKEADWFHEKYYNIVDEYSVPYDGLHELLQYLSKIGVTLGIITNGTIDTQYNKLRKLGITQWIPESNMIVSEEAGIAKPDPEIFILAEKTFSLTSPKLFVGDSWKHDVAGASGAGWDSLFLNTRGENRGAEHQPVAVCETFSEASQTIREQLKEGGM, encoded by the coding sequence ATGAAATGGAATAGTATTTGTTTTGACTTAGATAATACCTTGTTCAGTCACGAACAAGCTTTCAAACGAGCGATAAGCGAGTGCTATAACTCTTTATTGGCTACGATTAATAAAGGGACAAATGTTTCGGGTAGTTCCTTTGAGACATTTTTTCCGATTTTTAAAAGGAATAGTGACCGTTATTGGGCGCTTTATGAAAATAAGAATGTTACTGCTCAACATTATCGGCGACTTCGATTTATGGAGACGATAAAAGAAATGGATCTCCCTTTTACTGAAAAAGAAGCGGATTGGTTTCATGAAAAGTACTATAATATCGTTGATGAATACAGCGTTCCATATGACGGTTTGCACGAGCTATTGCAGTATCTTTCTAAGATAGGCGTAACTCTTGGGATTATTACAAACGGAACAATTGATACTCAATATAATAAGCTTCGAAAACTCGGTATTACTCAATGGATACCTGAATCAAACATGATTGTAAGTGAAGAAGCAGGAATTGCAAAACCTGATCCGGAAATATTTATTTTAGCAGAAAAAACATTCTCACTGACTTCTCCAAAATTATTTGTAGGGGATTCATGGAAACATGACGTAGCAGGTGCCAGTGGAGCTGGTTGGGATAGTCTGTTTTTAAATACGAGAGGAGAAAATAGAGGAGCTGAACATCAACCGGTGGCAGTGTGCGAAACATTTTCAGAAGCATCCCAAACGATACGGGAACAGTTAAAAGAGGGGGGAATGTGA
- a CDS encoding rhomboid family intramembrane serine protease: MNAGTQELRFWEVLYHLVTKEGMRVVHLPKSGREAWLEDDRKEPYQIIRFVNKDLDWSNELRKEIRDTEQRAKQVRKRLGLRQANVVNLILTMYPPVDSWESLVDQPLPLTAGGKQQMRTILLTEENLSRVMFPLATEWGLNESPRFLPLETVGDEGEWIRTLKGQVMKASDKRTERERNVFLYGKPIFTFILLTAILGLFALIEVAGSSTDVRTLIEFGAKFNPLIHEGEWWRFFSAMFLHIGFLHLFMNSLALFYLGGAVERIYGTSRFILIYFIAGLVGSVASFAFNEQVSAGASGAIFGCFGALLYFGVKHKRLFFRTMGMNVIVILIINLGLGFLVPMIDNGAHIGGLVGGFFASAIVSLPNTPFRSLRRLLAFMITTVGIAALLIYGYGKPQDGSGYLAYVQIGQEYFQEEEYDEAQRYLTMAVEGGAEMKEAYFLLGNTHALMEEYDVAEKNFLSAIELDSQFAPAYYNLALVYLRTDRLSLAEESIDQAIELEPNDDQYLELKNEIVNR, translated from the coding sequence ATGAATGCTGGCACCCAAGAGTTGAGGTTTTGGGAAGTTCTTTACCACCTCGTAACTAAAGAAGGGATGCGGGTTGTCCATTTGCCTAAAAGTGGGCGAGAGGCCTGGCTCGAAGATGACCGTAAGGAACCGTACCAGATCATTCGTTTTGTAAATAAAGATCTCGATTGGAGTAATGAACTTAGAAAAGAGATCAGAGATACCGAACAGCGTGCTAAACAAGTACGTAAGCGACTAGGATTACGTCAGGCGAACGTTGTCAATTTAATACTTACCATGTATCCGCCAGTTGACTCATGGGAATCGTTAGTCGACCAGCCTTTGCCTCTAACAGCCGGTGGAAAACAGCAAATGAGAACGATTTTATTAACAGAAGAAAATTTGTCAAGGGTGATGTTTCCATTAGCGACTGAATGGGGTCTTAATGAGAGTCCCCGTTTTCTTCCATTAGAAACTGTCGGTGATGAAGGTGAGTGGATCAGGACGCTCAAAGGACAAGTAATGAAAGCTTCAGATAAGCGCACAGAGCGAGAGCGGAATGTGTTTTTATACGGAAAGCCTATCTTTACTTTTATTTTGCTGACAGCTATTTTAGGTTTGTTTGCCCTTATTGAAGTCGCAGGATCTTCAACTGATGTGAGAACACTTATTGAATTTGGAGCAAAATTTAATCCCCTCATTCATGAAGGTGAATGGTGGCGCTTCTTTTCTGCGATGTTTCTTCATATTGGTTTTTTGCACTTGTTTATGAATTCATTAGCACTGTTTTATCTTGGAGGTGCTGTTGAGCGAATTTATGGCACAAGTCGATTTATATTGATCTATTTTATTGCCGGACTTGTCGGATCGGTTGCTAGTTTTGCGTTTAATGAGCAAGTATCAGCAGGAGCCAGTGGCGCTATTTTCGGCTGTTTTGGTGCCTTGCTTTATTTTGGTGTCAAGCATAAGCGGCTTTTCTTCCGGACGATGGGAATGAATGTCATTGTAATTCTTATTATCAATTTAGGTTTAGGATTTCTTGTACCAATGATCGATAACGGTGCCCATATTGGTGGTCTTGTCGGTGGTTTTTTTGCCTCAGCGATTGTGAGCTTACCTAATACGCCATTTCGGTCGCTGAGGCGTTTGCTTGCATTTATGATAACTACAGTAGGTATTGCTGCACTTCTCATATATGGATATGGTAAACCGCAAGATGGAAGTGGTTATTTAGCTTACGTTCAAATCGGTCAAGAATATTTTCAAGAAGAGGAATATGATGAAGCACAACGTTATTTAACGATGGCTGTTGAAGGTGGAGCAGAAATGAAAGAAGCATATTTTTTACTTGGAAATACCCATGCATTAATGGAAGAGTATGACGTAGCAGAAAAGAATTTTCTCTCTGCAATTGAACTTGATTCACAATTTGCTCCAGCTTACTATAATCTTGCACTTGTTTATTTACGTACGGATCGGCTCAGTCTAGCAGAAGAATCGATCGATCAAGCAATTGAACTTGAGCCTAATGATGATCAATATTTGGAATTGAAAAATGAGATTGTTAATCGTTAA
- a CDS encoding spore germination protein, with translation MNNPRKQPISTNLKKNVEYLKKELDIDKSFDLIYLELEYDGIDMALFTVDAFAKDDAITQIQRELNHIDGADHSNIMKHLMKSRIPYIELETVDDLEEALIQILSGPSILLVDGQSEAIVVDTREYEIRGPEEPDTEQVIRGSKDGFVETLVFNAGLIRRRVRDRNLRNEYMRIGRRSITDVCITYVADIADKKLIKYIKDSLEQIDTDGLPMGDKSIEEFLFGQHRNPYPVVRYTERPDVAASHILEGHVLIMVDSSPSVIISPTTFWHHLQHAEEYRQKPMVGSALRLVRFAAVWISVFLLPLWFLFAQNPDLLPENLSYIGMDEPGEVPLIAQFILAEVGIEMLRMAAIHTPAALATALGLVAAILIGEVAIEVGLFSNEVVLYLAIAAVGSFATPSYELSLANRLMRIGLLILAALFYVPGYMIGTVLLILLITSMKAFDTPYFWPFMPFNGRGLRDVFIRAPMPLKNRRPRAIHPIDPDR, from the coding sequence ATGAACAATCCAAGAAAACAACCGATTTCTACAAACTTAAAAAAGAATGTTGAGTATCTGAAAAAGGAATTGGATATAGATAAAAGTTTTGACCTCATATACTTAGAACTTGAGTATGATGGGATTGACATGGCTTTATTTACGGTGGACGCCTTTGCTAAAGATGATGCGATTACTCAAATTCAGCGAGAGTTGAATCATATAGATGGTGCAGATCATAGCAACATTATGAAGCACTTGATGAAATCCAGGATCCCATATATTGAATTAGAAACGGTCGATGATTTGGAAGAAGCGCTCATTCAAATTTTATCGGGACCTTCGATTTTGCTTGTGGATGGTCAGTCTGAAGCAATTGTGGTAGATACACGTGAATATGAAATTCGTGGACCTGAAGAACCAGATACAGAGCAGGTGATCCGCGGTTCAAAAGACGGATTTGTTGAGACTCTTGTATTTAACGCCGGACTTATACGACGGAGAGTCCGTGATCGCAATCTACGAAATGAATATATGCGCATCGGCAGAAGGTCGATCACGGACGTCTGTATCACTTATGTGGCTGATATTGCAGACAAAAAACTCATCAAGTACATTAAAGATTCGTTAGAACAAATCGATACTGACGGTCTACCGATGGGAGATAAATCAATTGAAGAGTTTTTATTCGGTCAGCATCGTAATCCGTACCCTGTTGTCAGGTATACAGAACGACCGGATGTGGCTGCTTCTCACATACTCGAGGGTCACGTATTGATCATGGTTGATAGTTCACCAAGTGTCATCATTTCTCCAACGACGTTTTGGCATCACTTGCAGCATGCAGAAGAGTACCGTCAAAAACCTATGGTTGGAAGTGCCTTACGATTAGTCCGCTTTGCAGCAGTTTGGATAAGTGTATTTTTATTACCTTTATGGTTTTTGTTTGCACAAAACCCTGACTTGCTTCCGGAAAACCTCTCATACATCGGTATGGATGAACCGGGAGAAGTACCGCTTATCGCCCAGTTTATCCTTGCAGAAGTTGGGATTGAAATGCTGAGGATGGCTGCGATTCATACACCCGCTGCCTTAGCTACAGCTCTTGGGCTTGTTGCTGCGATCTTAATCGGGGAAGTGGCGATTGAAGTAGGATTATTTTCAAATGAAGTCGTTCTTTATCTCGCAATAGCTGCTGTTGGCTCGTTTGCAACTCCGAGCTATGAGTTAAGTTTAGCCAATCGGCTGATGAGAATTGGCTTACTCATCTTGGCTGCTCTTTTTTACGTCCCCGGTTATATGATAGGAACTGTGTTGCTTATTTTACTGATCACTTCAATGAAGGCTTTTGATACGCCATATTTTTGGCCATTTATGCCGTTTAATGGTCGAGGGTTGCGTGATGTATTTATCAGAGCTCCTATGCCCCTTAAAAACCGCCGTCCAAGAGCAATCCATCCGATTGACCCGGACAGGTAA
- a CDS encoding YueI family protein gives MSEEKLKEVLKQGIYGSPEIRPEERKLFLSTLRERVYLAITNRQVREHGMYDQATSMIKKNSDVRMYINGALNYPAYSNYVQEANKHGVPFTIINDGKESPLGLVLASERAVDQEDIFIVDDLYDRDMKT, from the coding sequence ATGTCAGAGGAAAAATTAAAAGAAGTTCTTAAACAAGGGATTTATGGTTCACCTGAAATCCGACCAGAAGAACGTAAGCTATTTTTGTCCACTTTACGAGAACGTGTTTATCTTGCAATAACGAACCGGCAAGTTCGGGAGCATGGTATGTATGATCAAGCCACGTCGATGATAAAGAAGAATAGCGATGTTCGAATGTACATAAACGGCGCTTTAAACTACCCTGCATATTCAAACTATGTACAAGAGGCGAATAAACATGGCGTTCCGTTTACGATCATAAACGATGGTAAAGAGTCACCCCTAGGTCTCGTCCTTGCCTCAGAACGAGCAGTCGACCAAGAGGATATTTTTATTGTAGATGACCTGTACGATCGCGATATGAAAACATAA